A genomic region of Exiguobacterium sp. Helios contains the following coding sequences:
- the coaD gene encoding pantetheine-phosphate adenylyltransferase yields the protein MKRIAICPGSFDPITNGHLDIIERAAPIFDEIIVAVLNNSSKQPLFSVRERMELISKVTEHLPHIKVDSFNGLLVDYASEVGADVIVRGLRAVSDFEYEMQVASINKKMNDQIETLFMMTNNQYSFLSSSIVKEAAKYGASVAGLVPPAVEEALRHKYSKGELR from the coding sequence ATGAAACGAATCGCCATCTGTCCCGGGAGTTTTGATCCCATCACGAACGGACATCTTGATATCATTGAACGGGCAGCACCAATCTTTGACGAAATAATCGTTGCCGTACTGAACAATTCCTCCAAGCAACCGCTGTTTTCGGTGCGTGAACGAATGGAGCTGATTTCGAAAGTGACGGAACATTTACCGCACATTAAAGTCGATTCCTTTAACGGGTTACTCGTCGATTATGCTTCGGAGGTCGGAGCCGACGTCATCGTCCGTGGATTACGTGCCGTATCGGATTTTGAATATGAAATGCAGGTCGCCTCAATCAATAAAAAAATGAATGATCAAATCGAGACTTTGTTTATGATGACAAATAACCAATATTCGTTTTTGAGTTCATCAATTGTCAAGGAAGCCGCAAAATACGGAGCCTCCGTTGCCGGACTTGTGCCTCCTGCCGTCGAAGAAGCATTACGTCATAAATACAGCAAAGGAGAATTGAGATGA
- a CDS encoding SepM family pheromone-processing serine protease — translation MKAWKPALAAVLAAMIAFFVPLPYFISYPGDATSTEQLIDVEGATKEPGDLMMLTIAQRRATPYFLVESLFLPFADRSSVSDYLYDGESDTQYEKRQKLYMEEAQHNATIEGYELAGKKATVDFKGIYVSGIIPDGPADGKLKAGDQITAVGDEAITSLSGFMETISSKKAGTEVELTFLRNKKQRQTNIKVSQLTKESERVGLGIYEPLPMSSVKTDPEVDFNVKDVGGPSAGMMFTLEIYDQLTKGDLAKGYKIAGTGTIEEGGKVGPIGGAWQKVVAADEADAEIMFVPSGENYKEAKPSIKKIETNMKLVPIKTVEDALDYLEALPAK, via the coding sequence ATGAAAGCTTGGAAACCGGCACTGGCCGCTGTACTCGCAGCGATGATTGCTTTTTTTGTTCCGCTTCCGTATTTTATCTCTTATCCCGGAGATGCGACCTCGACGGAGCAATTGATTGATGTCGAAGGAGCGACGAAGGAGCCGGGGGATTTAATGATGTTAACGATTGCCCAGCGCCGGGCGACTCCGTATTTTCTCGTAGAGAGCCTATTTTTGCCGTTTGCGGATCGTTCGAGTGTCAGTGACTATTTGTATGACGGTGAGTCGGATACGCAGTATGAGAAACGTCAGAAGCTTTACATGGAAGAAGCCCAGCATAACGCGACGATTGAAGGGTATGAGCTCGCAGGGAAGAAGGCGACGGTCGATTTCAAGGGCATTTATGTATCTGGCATCATTCCGGACGGTCCGGCAGACGGGAAGTTAAAAGCGGGGGACCAAATCACGGCGGTTGGTGACGAAGCGATTACTTCATTGAGCGGATTCATGGAAACGATCAGCAGTAAAAAAGCTGGGACGGAAGTAGAGTTGACGTTCCTACGAAACAAAAAACAACGACAAACGAATATCAAAGTCAGTCAGCTGACGAAGGAATCAGAGCGAGTTGGACTGGGGATTTATGAGCCGCTTCCGATGTCTTCGGTAAAGACGGATCCAGAAGTCGATTTTAACGTCAAGGATGTCGGCGGTCCGTCGGCTGGGATGATGTTTACACTCGAGATTTACGACCAACTGACGAAGGGTGACTTAGCGAAAGGGTATAAAATTGCCGGGACAGGTACGATTGAAGAAGGTGGAAAAGTCGGTCCGATCGGCGGCGCCTGGCAAAAAGTTGTGGCAGCAGACGAAGCGGATGCAGAAATCATGTTTGTCCCGTCCGGTGAAAATTACAAAGAAGCTAAACCGTCCATAAAAAAAATCGAGACGAATATGAAACTCGTCCCGATCAAGACAGTGGAAGATGCACTGGATTATTTAGAAGCGTTGCCGGCGAAATGA